The sequence below is a genomic window from Deltaproteobacteria bacterium.
CAGGGCCGTCAGGGCCGGCGTGCTGTGGAGGTTCAGCTTTTTCATCACATTGGCCCGGTGCCTGTCCACGGTCTTGACGCTGAGAAAAAGGATCTCGGCGACCTTTTTGCTGGTGTGACCCTCGGCCACCAGTTTCAGGACCTCCCGCTCCCTGGTTGTCAGGGTATCCCAGGAGGTTTCTTTTTTGATGGACTTTTTCCCGAGGAGGTAGCCTTCAATAACCATTTCGGAAATGTCCGGGCTCATATAGCGTTTACCGGACAACACGCTGTCCAGGGCCACTTCAAATTCGTTGTGGCTGGCCTCCTTGAGGATATAGCCGTCCGCTCCGGCTTCGAAGGCCGCCAGGATGTAATCTTCTTCCTTGTGAACGGTCAGGACCAAAATCCTGGTCTGGGTGGATTTCTTCTTGATCTCCCGGATGGCATCGAGACCGTTAAGACGGGGCATGGAGAGGTCCAGCAGCAACAGGTCCGGTTTCAGCGTTTCCACCTGATGGATGGCCTCATGTCCGTTTTGGGCTTCACCCACCACCTCCATCCGCGGATAGGTCATCAACAAGGCCTTCAGCCCTTTCCGCAGGATGGTGTAATCCTCGGCAATAACCACCCGGTACTTATCCTCACTCATCGGCCTATTGTCTCCCCTGGGCAGGGTTTAGTGCGAAAATAAAGTTTCAAGATGCAAGATGCAAGTTCCAAATGCGAACACCTTGGACCTTGAATCCATTTTCATGCTTCGCGGAGCCCCATCAGGAAATGAGGGTTTATCCCGTTTTCAATACGGTATATCACAACCAGGATAAAGGGTAAAGCAAATCACGATAAGAGGGCACTTGACCGTTTTGATCGTGACGCTCTTTACGTCCGGGTGTATTAATCGATAAAAATCATTTGTTAAGATAATATTTATCATTTATAATGGGTTACATGAAACTGTAAGGAGCTGGCAAACCATAAGTCAACGAAAAAAGACAAATGGTCGGTGCTTCTCTTCCAAAGGAGGAATTCCAATGTCGATGGCTAAACAGAAGATGAAGGAAATCATAGAATCACAACCCGATGATGCGTCCTACGACGAGATAATCCGTGAGCTCGCATTTGAGCGAATGGTCGAGAGAGGTCTCAAAGATGTTAGAAACGGTCGAGTCATCTCAAATGAAGAGATGAAACACCGGATCAAGATATGGCAAAGGTAAGGTGGACCGCCGAAGCCGAGACCTGGCTGAATACGGTGAATGGAATCTTTGTCCGATGTCGAAATCCAGTTTCAACAGCCTCAAGATATGACTCTAAAGAGAAAGGAGTTTCCATGAATGAAAGCACCATTAAAATTAGACTCATGAAGGTTGACGATTTTGACGCAGTGGTCGGGATTGACGAGAAAGTCCTCAAGGCTTCCCGGCCGGGGTACTACGAAATGAAGTTTGAAAGGCTTTTTAAATCCAAAGAATATTTGCCTACGTCGCTGGTGGCTGAGGAAAATGGAACGGTGATTGGGTTTGTAATGGGGGAACTCTATATGGGAGAATTTGGTATTTTCCAGGAACAGGCAACCCTGGATACCATCGGCGTTGATCCCCGTTATCGGCATAGAGGTATCGGTGAGCGGCTGATCAATGAATTTATGGATCATTTGAAAAGCCTCGGCGTTCGAAAAGTAAACACCCTGGTCGACCGGGATGATTCCAAACTGACCCATTTCTTCAGCGCGAACCGATTCAGCCCCTCTAAAACCATTAACCTGGAAAGAACCCTTTGAGGTCGGTGAGGGATTAGTGACAGCCTTCAATGAATAAACTGCAAGAACACATTAATTCTGCTAAAAGAGCCGGAAGTATCGAATTTTTTATCGAGGAACGAAATACGGATTACGTAATCAGCCGTATGCCGGTTACCCCGGGCATCCTCAACCCTTTTGGTACGGTTCAAGCCGGCGCCATGATCTGGCTGGCGGATGTTACCGCCTCGGTGCTGGCCATCGAGGGGCAAACCATCGGGGATGACGGGAAGGGGTTCCCCTTGGCGATTGATCTCCACACGACTCTGGTCGGTAATCAAAAGGATGGAGAAATTAAGGCTGAGGCCCGATTTGTCCGCAGGGGGAGGAATATTCTGGTTATCAGAACGCGTATTACCGGAAAGGATAACAGACTGTTAGCCGAAGTAACCACGACCCATACAAAAGCGTAGCCCGGCAACAAAACTGCTCATTATTCATCCGGATGCGGTTTGGCCAGAAAGGCCTGTTTGGCGTTTTGGTCAAAACCCGCCGATTCATAAAAGCGGTAGGTGGATTCATCCTTTCGACCCGTAAGTAACATGACCTTATAACAGCCTTTGGACCAGGCATAATTGAGGGCATGATGCAAGACGGCCTTTCCATGCCCGCGCCTTCGGTAGTTCTTATGGGTCACCACATTCTCGATCAGGCCGTAAGGCCGGCCGCCCGCGGAGGCGGTATGGGCCAAGGGAAGGTCCGGCAAACTTGGGCGGCGCGAAGTCTTTTTTGTTACCGGGCGCTAAGAGAACTTGGTATCCCCATGTCTTTGTTGGGGAGAAAACTGGGAATCTCCATTCAATCGGAACGCATTTGAAGAACAGCGGCTTCTTCGGGAGGAAATCCCAGATCCAAAAATATAGGGAATTTTGAGTCAGACGAGTTTACGCAGGCAGTCCTGGGGGAAACGGTGGGTGCCGCCGATCCCCTCCAGGGTGACCTCGACCAGGGCTTCCGGATCGTTGATCACCCGGTCAGGGTCGGTGATTACCCCTTTGTATCCCACATATTCATTCATGTAGTCTTCCCATCTCGGGTCTTCGGATCTTTGATGGATCAGCACCTTTTCTCCTTGGCGGAAGGCGGACATGGTCTTATCTCCTTTTTCAGGGAATGGTGATGCCCGATTTGGATTGGGCCGTAAGCTGCCGGATGCATTTCTCGCACAGAAGGCTGCCGGCAAAGGCCTCCTGGACAGCCGAGGTCCGCTTTTTTACGTATTCGAGGTACCGGGCAGGTCCCACCACAGCGCCGCAGCGGTGGCAGGTTTCCAGTTTTTCACGGCATAAAACCGTACCGCAAAGGCTTAAGACCCGCTCTCCCTCCCGGTCTTCCAGGGTCATGGCGCGGGTCGGACAATTGGCCGCACAGGCCCCGCAGAGGATACAGCGCTCGGCGGTGATCCGGAAATCCGTCAACCCGGGGGTTCCAAAATCCACATGCCCGAACTGGAGGGCATCGATCCCCATCTGTTCCCGGCAAATTTTAACGCATTTCCCGCAGCGCTTGCAGATGTCGCAGCGCAGGCAGCGTTTGGCCTCCTGCCTGGCCGTGGCTTCGTCGTACCCCAATTCGACCTGCTGAAAGGTGATTCGGCGCCTTTCCGGACCGAGAAAGGGCATCTCCGGCCGGCGGAGGGCCATCTTGGTCTGGGCCGGGACCTCGCTCAGGGCCGCTCGCATCCGCCGGGACGGCACGGGGGGCATCTTGGGTTGAGGCAGTCCCCGGAGATACCGGTCGATGCCTTCTACGGCCCGTTTTCCGGCCCCGATGGCCTCCACCACGGTGGCCGGTCCTGTAACGAGGTCTCCTCCGGAGAAGATGTCTTCTGCGGATGTGGCCGAGGTGATCGTATCGGCTATCAGAGTTCCCCATTTGGTCCAGTGGAGGTCCGTAACGGAATCCAGACCTTCAGGGTCAATCCGCTGGCCGATGGCCGAGATGACGGCATCCAATTCGATGACATAATCGCTCCCCTCGACCGGCACAGGTCTCCGGCGGCCTTTCTCGTCCGGCTCGGCCAGCCTGGCCCGGAGACAGCGGAGTCCCGTCACTTTTCCGTCAGCCCCGAGGACTTCAACAGGAATGGTCAGAAAAGAGAGCCTTACCCCCTCTTCTTCGGCCTGCTTCACCTCTTCCTCGTTGGCAGGCATCTCGGAACGGGTCCTCCTGTAAAGCAAAAGCACATCCTCACAGCCGAGCCGGATCAGGGACCTGGCGGCATCGATGGCCACGTTCCCCCCGCCGATCACCGCCGCCGTCTTACCGGGGATATGCCGCTCACCCTTGGAAACATGGCGCAGAAAGGATATGGCATCGATGACCTGTGGGAAATCCTTTTCCCCTTTGATGCCCAAATCCATAGCAGCATGGGCGCCCAATGACAGGAAGAAGGCCTGGAAGCCTTCGGATCGTAATTGATCGATGGTGGTGTCCCGCCCCAGCCTGGTGTTGAACCGGAAGGTTACCCCTAATTCTTCAATAAAGGCCACCTCCCGGTCGATGACTTCCCTGGGGAGCCGATACCGGGGTATCCCCACCATCATCATCCCGCCGGCCTGAGCCAGGGCTTCGATGACCGTCACCCGGTAGCCTTTCAGGGCCAGGTAATAAGCTGCAGTCAGACCGGCCGGACCGGCACCGACCACGGCCACCTTAAAGCCCAGGTCTTCCGCTTTGGGGGGATTTTTATAAGTCCTTTCGGAAACGGCCCGCTCCGCGGCAAAGGCCTTCAAATTCATAATGGCAATGGGGGAATCGATCCTTCCCCGGACGCAGACAAATTCGCAGGGGTGGGTACAAACCAGACCGCAGACCCAGGGAAAGGGATTGTCCCGGCGGATAATCTCCACGGCCTCGGCATACCGACCTTCGCCGATAAGACCCACATAGCTGGCCACATCGATACCGGCCGGGCAGGCCATCTGGCAGGGGGCCGGGGTCAGGAAGTCGCAGTCGCCGGTGGGGCAATTGTGGGTTTCAATATGGCTTACGAAAACCTCCTGGTGCGATTCAAGGGGTTCTCCCACAATCCTCTTTATTTCTCCGGAGAACGCCTCCGGTTCTTCGATCAGGATGGTGGCTACTGATTTGAGGATGGCTTGCAGATGATTCGGGCCGCTGCTTCCGGTGCAGACATCCTTGAGCAGATCGAGAAGGTCTTCGGCCCTTCGCTTCACCCTGGGATGGGTGAGAACCCCCGAGTCGATCAACTCCGCCAATCGGTTGTAGGTTTGGAAGACCAGACAGGTCGGCTTACTCATCTCTGATTCCCAATGAACACATCCCTTATAGATTATGACCCCTCAACCGGGTCCTGGGCCTGCTTCCTCTTCGGTTTCATCGGCTTGGCTTTGGGGCCGTTAACAGGCTGCCGCAGGGTTACTTCCGTGGCCATGGCGGCCATGGCCCTGGCATGACGCATTCTACGGGCATCGACCACTTCCTCAGGTTTGCCGAAATGAAGACACTTGGTGACGCATTTGGCCACGCAGGCCGGTTCCAGACCCTGGTCCACCCGGTCCAGACAATAATCGCACTTGACGGCCTTCCCCTTTTCCGGGTCCCATTGGGGGGCACCCCAGGGACAGGCCCGCATACAGGCCTTGCAGCCCACGCAAAGGTTGTGGTCCACGAAAACGATCCCGTCCCCGGTCCTTTTCTGCATGGCCCCTGTGGGGCAGGCCGCTACACACCAGGGCCGGTCACAATGATAACAGGGCATAAAAACAAAATCCACCTTGGGGATGTTCCCCACCCATTTGGGACCGATGGTTTCAATACGGCAGAGCCTGGGGCCCGGAGGAAGTCTCTTGTTCTCCTTGCAGTGGACCTCGCAGGACATACAGCCGATACATTTCGCGCTATCATGAAAGAGATAATAATCACTCATGCCTTTCTCCTTGTTATCTTTGTTTCAGCCGGTTTACGATGCCGGTCTTACCCGGACAAAGGTCTCATGCAGTCCGGGACTTCCGCCGATTACGTCCGACACATTTTCCTGGAGGGCCGTATCACTGGCCCCCTTGCCGTAGCAGCGGGTGGTGGCCGGGACCTGCCGGCCGAAGCCATGGAGCATGAATACCGCCTCCGGGTGAATAAAATCCGTTACCAGGGCCTTGAGCCTCCCGAAACCGTGGTCCGAATGAACCTCCACGTATTGGCCGTCGGCAATGCCCAATCTGGAGGCTTCCTCCGTATTCAACCACAAAACGTTCTCGGGCAGCAGCTCATTCAAATAGGGATTATTCTGGGTGGAGACATGGGTATGGACCGCACTGCGCCCTACGGTGAGCCTGAACTCCCCTTCAGGGGGAGGCGTTACCGATTTATAAGGAAGAAAGGAGAGAAAACCGTTCTGCTCCATCAGGCTGGAGACGAATTCGATTTTACCTGATGGGGTCTTAAACTT
It includes:
- a CDS encoding GNAT family N-acetyltransferase, which encodes MNESTIKIRLMKVDDFDAVVGIDEKVLKASRPGYYEMKFERLFKSKEYLPTSLVAEENGTVIGFVMGELYMGEFGIFQEQATLDTIGVDPRYRHRGIGERLINEFMDHLKSLGVRKVNTLVDRDDSKLTHFFSANRFSPSKTINLERTL
- a CDS encoding GNAT family N-acetyltransferase produces the protein MPDLPLAHTASAGGRPYGLIENVVTHKNYRRRGHGKAVLHHALNYAWSKGCYKVMLLTGRKDESTYRFYESAGFDQNAKQAFLAKPHPDE
- a CDS encoding FAD-dependent oxidoreductase; protein product: MSKPTCLVFQTYNRLAELIDSGVLTHPRVKRRAEDLLDLLKDVCTGSSGPNHLQAILKSVATILIEEPEAFSGEIKRIVGEPLESHQEVFVSHIETHNCPTGDCDFLTPAPCQMACPAGIDVASYVGLIGEGRYAEAVEIIRRDNPFPWVCGLVCTHPCEFVCVRGRIDSPIAIMNLKAFAAERAVSERTYKNPPKAEDLGFKVAVVGAGPAGLTAAYYLALKGYRVTVIEALAQAGGMMMVGIPRYRLPREVIDREVAFIEELGVTFRFNTRLGRDTTIDQLRSEGFQAFFLSLGAHAAMDLGIKGEKDFPQVIDAISFLRHVSKGERHIPGKTAAVIGGGNVAIDAARSLIRLGCEDVLLLYRRTRSEMPANEEEVKQAEEEGVRLSFLTIPVEVLGADGKVTGLRCLRARLAEPDEKGRRRPVPVEGSDYVIELDAVISAIGQRIDPEGLDSVTDLHWTKWGTLIADTITSATSAEDIFSGGDLVTGPATVVEAIGAGKRAVEGIDRYLRGLPQPKMPPVPSRRMRAALSEVPAQTKMALRRPEMPFLGPERRRITFQQVELGYDEATARQEAKRCLRCDICKRCGKCVKICREQMGIDALQFGHVDFGTPGLTDFRITAERCILCGACAANCPTRAMTLEDREGERVLSLCGTVLCREKLETCHRCGAVVGPARYLEYVKKRTSAVQEAFAGSLLCEKCIRQLTAQSKSGITIP
- a CDS encoding PaaI family thioesterase → MNKLQEHINSAKRAGSIEFFIEERNTDYVISRMPVTPGILNPFGTVQAGAMIWLADVTASVLAIEGQTIGDDGKGFPLAIDLHTTLVGNQKDGEIKAEARFVRRGRNILVIRTRITGKDNRLLAEVTTTHTKA
- a CDS encoding response regulator transcription factor — its product is MSEDKYRVVIAEDYTILRKGLKALLMTYPRMEVVGEAQNGHEAIHQVETLKPDLLLLDLSMPRLNGLDAIREIKKKSTQTRILVLTVHKEEDYILAAFEAGADGYILKEASHNEFEVALDSVLSGKRYMSPDISEMVIEGYLLGKKSIKKETSWDTLTTREREVLKLVAEGHTSKKVAEILFLSVKTVDRHRANVMKKLNLHSTPALTALAIEKGLISR
- a CDS encoding 4Fe-4S dicluster domain-containing protein, which gives rise to MSDYYLFHDSAKCIGCMSCEVHCKENKRLPPGPRLCRIETIGPKWVGNIPKVDFVFMPCYHCDRPWCVAACPTGAMQKRTGDGIVFVDHNLCVGCKACMRACPWGAPQWDPEKGKAVKCDYCLDRVDQGLEPACVAKCVTKCLHFGKPEEVVDARRMRHARAMAAMATEVTLRQPVNGPKAKPMKPKRKQAQDPVEGS